In Arthrobacter sp. SLBN-83, one DNA window encodes the following:
- the trpA gene encoding tryptophan synthase subunit alpha encodes MSSADINGTAGTANPAAGTSKAAAAIDRAREQGRAALIAYLPAGYPSVEESIAAGIAAARNGADLIEIGIPYSDPVMDGQVIQAATTEALAKGFHVSQVFDVVAGIASQTEAAVLVMTYWNPVVRMGVDEFSRRLAEAGGAGLITPDLIPDEAAEWMEASDKYGLDRVFLVAPSSTPERMQRTVDASRGFVYAVSIMGVTGARSSVSSAAKDVVSAAHGAGAERVCVGLGVSNADQVREIAAYAEGVIVGTALVKTLGDGGVDAVATLTKDLSTGLAKVNGATQESGA; translated from the coding sequence GTGAGCAGCGCAGACATCAACGGCACGGCAGGAACGGCCAACCCGGCAGCAGGCACCAGCAAGGCTGCTGCCGCCATCGACAGGGCACGCGAGCAGGGCCGCGCAGCCCTCATCGCCTACCTGCCCGCCGGCTACCCCAGCGTCGAGGAATCCATCGCCGCCGGCATCGCCGCGGCCCGGAATGGCGCCGACCTGATCGAGATCGGCATTCCGTACTCGGATCCGGTCATGGACGGCCAGGTAATCCAGGCCGCCACCACGGAGGCGCTTGCCAAGGGCTTCCACGTCAGCCAGGTCTTCGACGTGGTTGCCGGCATCGCCAGCCAGACAGAGGCCGCCGTCCTGGTCATGACCTACTGGAACCCCGTCGTCCGCATGGGCGTGGACGAGTTCTCGCGCCGGCTGGCCGAAGCCGGGGGAGCGGGACTCATCACCCCCGACCTCATTCCGGACGAGGCCGCCGAATGGATGGAAGCCTCGGACAAGTACGGCCTGGACCGGGTCTTCCTGGTGGCGCCGTCCTCCACCCCGGAGCGCATGCAGCGCACTGTGGATGCGAGCCGCGGCTTCGTCTACGCCGTCTCCATCATGGGCGTCACCGGCGCCCGAAGCTCGGTGAGCAGCGCCGCCAAGGATGTTGTCTCCGCAGCACATGGCGCCGGTGCGGAACGCGTCTGCGTGGGCCTGGGCGTGTCCAACGCGGACCAGGTACGTGAGATTGCCGCCTACGCAGAAGGCGTCATCGTGGGCACCGCCCTGGTGAAGACGCTGGGCGATGGCGGTGTGGACGCA
- the trpB gene encoding tryptophan synthase subunit beta, giving the protein MAQAPSGNADNNTAEAFLEGGSLRHAPGPYFGNYGGRWMPESLIAALDELEETFNKAKDDPEFRAEIADLNKNYSGRPSLLTEAKRFSQHAGGVRVFLKREDLNHTGSHKINNVLGQALLAKRMGKTRIIAETGAGQHGVASATAAALMGMECVVYMGAEDCRRQALNVARMELLGAKVIPVTSGSQTLKDAINEALRDWVANVGNTHYLLGTAAGAHPFPAMVRYFHEVIGEEARAQILEQEGRLPDAVCACIGGGSNAIGIFHGFLDDPSVKIYGFEAGGEGVETGRHAATITLGKPGVLHGARSYLMQDDDGQTIESHSISAGLDYPGVGPEHSYLADIGRVSYEPITDSEAMEAFRLLCRTEGIIPAIESSHALAGAIKVGQRLAAEDPAAAGDKIVIVNLSGRGDKDVATAAEWFDLLDKNSAESEIGKEGEQL; this is encoded by the coding sequence ATGGCTCAAGCACCCTCAGGAAACGCTGACAACAACACCGCGGAAGCATTCCTGGAGGGCGGTTCACTCCGCCACGCCCCGGGGCCGTACTTCGGCAACTACGGCGGGCGCTGGATGCCCGAGTCCCTCATCGCCGCATTGGACGAACTCGAAGAGACCTTCAACAAGGCCAAGGACGATCCCGAGTTCCGGGCCGAAATCGCGGACCTGAACAAGAACTATTCCGGCCGCCCGTCCCTGCTGACGGAAGCCAAGCGCTTTTCCCAGCACGCCGGGGGAGTGCGCGTGTTCCTCAAGCGCGAGGACCTGAACCACACCGGGTCGCACAAGATCAACAACGTCCTGGGCCAGGCCCTGCTTGCCAAGCGCATGGGCAAGACCCGCATCATCGCCGAAACCGGCGCCGGCCAGCACGGCGTGGCCAGCGCCACCGCGGCCGCCCTGATGGGCATGGAATGCGTGGTGTACATGGGCGCCGAGGACTGCCGACGCCAGGCGCTGAACGTCGCCCGGATGGAATTGCTCGGCGCTAAGGTCATTCCGGTCACCAGCGGATCGCAGACGCTGAAGGACGCCATCAACGAGGCCCTCCGCGACTGGGTGGCCAACGTCGGCAACACGCACTACCTGCTGGGCACTGCCGCAGGTGCGCACCCGTTCCCGGCCATGGTCCGGTACTTCCACGAGGTGATCGGCGAGGAAGCCCGCGCCCAGATCCTGGAACAGGAGGGACGCCTTCCGGACGCGGTCTGCGCCTGCATCGGCGGCGGTTCCAACGCCATTGGCATCTTCCACGGCTTCCTGGACGATCCTTCCGTGAAGATCTACGGCTTTGAAGCCGGCGGCGAGGGCGTGGAGACCGGCCGGCACGCCGCCACCATCACGCTGGGCAAGCCCGGCGTGCTGCACGGCGCACGCTCCTACCTGATGCAGGACGACGACGGGCAGACCATCGAGTCACACTCCATTTCCGCCGGCCTGGACTACCCGGGCGTCGGTCCGGAGCACTCCTACCTGGCTGACATTGGCCGGGTCAGCTACGAGCCCATCACCGACAGCGAAGCCATGGAAGCCTTCCGCCTCCTGTGCCGCACCGAGGGCATCATCCCCGCCATCGAGTCTTCGCACGCGCTGGCCGGGGCCATCAAGGTGGGCCAGCGGCTCGCCGCCGAAGACCCTGCCGCCGCCGGCGACAAGATTGTCATCGTCAACCTGTCCGGGCGCGGCGACAAGGACGTGGCTACCGCCGCCGAATGGTTCGACCTGCTGGACAAGAATTCCGCCGAGTCCGAAATCGGCAAAGAGGGGGAGCAGCTGTGA
- the trpC gene encoding indole-3-glycerol phosphate synthase TrpC, whose protein sequence is MATVLDDINAGVREDMEARKRLVSLAELKDLAQAAAPARDAWAALGGTSPTREQLKVIAEIKRRSPSKGDLASIGDPASLARQYADGGASVISVLTEQRRFNGSLADLDAVRAAVDTPLLRKDFTLDEYQIWEARAHGADLILLIVAALSDAQLTEFSALSHELGMNVLVETHTEEEIERAVAAKARIIGVNVRNLKTLDVDRSVFASLAGKIPAGAVVVAESGVRDADDVTHYAASGANAILVGEALVSHATPRERIAEFTTAGAAAIAARA, encoded by the coding sequence ATGGCGACTGTTCTCGATGACATCAATGCCGGTGTCAGGGAGGATATGGAGGCCAGGAAGCGGCTCGTTTCGCTGGCCGAGTTGAAGGACCTGGCCCAGGCCGCGGCACCCGCCCGCGACGCCTGGGCTGCCCTCGGCGGAACCTCCCCAACCCGGGAACAGCTGAAGGTCATTGCCGAAATCAAGCGCCGCAGCCCCTCCAAGGGCGATCTCGCGAGCATCGGGGATCCGGCGTCGCTCGCCCGGCAGTATGCCGACGGCGGTGCATCCGTCATCAGCGTGCTCACCGAGCAGCGCCGCTTCAATGGGTCGCTGGCCGACCTCGACGCCGTGCGCGCCGCCGTGGACACCCCCTTGCTGCGCAAGGATTTCACGCTCGATGAGTACCAGATCTGGGAAGCCCGTGCCCACGGTGCCGACCTCATCCTCCTGATCGTGGCGGCCCTTTCGGACGCCCAGCTCACCGAATTCAGCGCCCTCAGCCATGAACTGGGCATGAACGTGCTGGTGGAGACGCACACGGAAGAAGAGATCGAGCGTGCCGTTGCAGCCAAGGCGCGCATCATCGGCGTCAACGTGCGCAACCTGAAGACGCTCGACGTCGACCGTTCGGTTTTTGCCTCACTGGCGGGGAAGATCCCTGCCGGGGCCGTCGTGGTCGCCGAGTCCGGCGTCCGTGACGCTGACGACGTCACGCACTACGCCGCCAGCGGTGCCAACGCGATACTCGTGGGCGAGGCGCTGGTAAGCCACGCCACCCCGCGCGAACGGATCGCTGAGTTCACCACGGCGGGCGCCGCCGCCATCGCAGCCCGCGCCTGA
- a CDS encoding HGxxPAAW family protein codes for MSKAPASVSKSGTRTVAPGAIDHSQELGHGNSPAAWTCVIVMLVGALIAAIAFVIASTPIFIGGAVVMVIGLILGYVMRKAGYGVEGSKLKNSGH; via the coding sequence ATGAGCAAAGCACCTGCGTCCGTTTCCAAGTCAGGCACCCGTACGGTTGCCCCCGGCGCCATTGACCACAGCCAGGAACTGGGCCACGGCAACAGCCCGGCCGCCTGGACCTGCGTCATCGTCATGCTCGTGGGCGCCCTCATCGCAGCCATCGCATTCGTCATCGCCAGCACGCCCATCTTCATCGGCGGTGCCGTTGTCATGGTGATCGGCCTGATCCTCGGTTACGTCATGCGCAAGGCAGGCTACGGCGTCGAAGGCAGCAAGCTGAAGAACTCCGGCCACTGA
- a CDS encoding Trp biosynthesis-associated membrane protein, with protein sequence MSGSGVAPGRPGNADKPGKPGQAGKAAKSTKSRAVPVWARKSNVVLLITLLALAAFGTTTQTWMTATLDPNQVGQAAATQNAIQVQGSKAATTVTALALVALAGGLAAAIAGRIARWVITAIILLASAGVVAAAAMVLADPLAAAQGTIAGATGVSGSQAHVEVTAFPVLAVVAGCLLALAALLILPASRYWKTRTKYDAPGTAGGTAPAGPVDEIDSWDRLSRGEDPT encoded by the coding sequence ATGTCCGGATCCGGAGTGGCCCCCGGGCGCCCAGGTAACGCAGATAAGCCGGGCAAGCCAGGCCAGGCAGGGAAAGCGGCCAAGTCCACGAAGTCCCGGGCCGTGCCCGTGTGGGCGCGCAAGTCCAACGTGGTGCTGCTGATCACCCTCCTGGCCCTGGCTGCGTTTGGAACCACCACACAGACCTGGATGACCGCTACTCTCGACCCCAACCAGGTGGGCCAGGCGGCAGCAACCCAAAACGCGATCCAGGTGCAGGGCAGCAAGGCCGCCACCACGGTCACGGCCCTGGCCCTGGTCGCCCTGGCCGGTGGTCTCGCAGCGGCCATTGCCGGCAGGATCGCCCGTTGGGTCATCACCGCGATCATCCTTCTTGCTTCAGCCGGGGTGGTGGCCGCCGCGGCCATGGTCCTGGCTGATCCGCTCGCGGCGGCGCAGGGAACCATTGCGGGGGCCACGGGTGTTTCCGGCAGCCAGGCGCACGTTGAGGTCACCGCCTTTCCCGTGCTCGCCGTCGTCGCCGGCTGCCTGCTGGCCCTGGCGGCCCTGTTGATCCTGCCCGCGTCGCGCTACTGGAAGACGCGCACCAAATACGACGCCCCGGGCACCGCCGGGGGCACCGCACCGGCCGGCCCGGTGGACGAGATCGACAGCTGGGACCGGCTTTCCCGGGGCGAGGACCCCACCTAA
- a CDS encoding anthranilate synthase component I: MQDLGTISPSLEEFRELAGHSRVIPVRLKVLADAETPIGLYRKLAQGQPGTFLMESAAVGGAWSRYSFIGARSRATLTTKDGQAHWLGEPPAGVPVSGSPVDAIRDTIDALRTDRFEGLPPFTSGLVGFLGWETVRHWERLVSPPEDDLQLPEMALNLVTDMAVHDNVDGTVLLIANAINFDNSSERVDEAWHDAVARVKELLARISAPVVQPVSVLAPAALDFASSVQERWDEAEYLAALDRGKEAIVDGEVFQVVISRRFEMECNASALDVYRVLRNTNPSPYMYIFSLADADGREYSIVGSSPEALVTVTGEEVITHPIAGSRPRGKTVEADKALTEELLADQKERAEHLMLVDLSRNDLSKVCVAGTVDVTQFMEVERFSHIMHLVSTVVGRLSPQAKAYDVLKATFPAGTLSGAPKPRALRLLDELEPHRRGIYGGVVGYLDFAGDMDMAIAIRSALIREGRAYVQAGGGIVADSVNPTEALETVNKAAAPLRAVHTAGSLHNISAESLPGGAES, translated from the coding sequence ATGCAGGACCTTGGAACCATCAGCCCAAGCCTTGAGGAATTCCGGGAACTCGCCGGCCACAGCCGCGTCATCCCCGTCAGGCTCAAGGTCCTGGCCGACGCCGAAACCCCCATCGGCCTGTACCGGAAGCTGGCGCAGGGCCAGCCCGGCACCTTCCTGATGGAATCGGCGGCGGTGGGCGGAGCCTGGTCCCGCTACTCCTTCATCGGCGCCAGATCCCGCGCCACCCTGACCACCAAGGACGGCCAGGCGCACTGGCTGGGCGAACCGCCGGCCGGCGTGCCGGTCAGCGGCAGCCCGGTGGACGCCATCCGCGACACCATCGACGCCCTGCGCACCGACCGCTTCGAAGGACTGCCGCCCTTCACCTCCGGCCTGGTGGGCTTCCTTGGCTGGGAAACCGTCCGGCACTGGGAACGGCTGGTCAGCCCGCCCGAGGACGACCTGCAGCTGCCGGAGATGGCTTTGAACCTGGTCACCGACATGGCCGTGCATGACAACGTGGACGGCACTGTCCTGCTGATCGCCAACGCCATTAACTTCGACAACAGCTCGGAGCGGGTCGACGAGGCCTGGCACGACGCCGTGGCCCGGGTCAAGGAACTCCTGGCCAGGATCAGCGCCCCTGTGGTGCAGCCGGTATCCGTGCTGGCACCCGCCGCCCTGGACTTCGCCTCCAGCGTCCAGGAACGCTGGGATGAAGCCGAATACCTGGCTGCGCTGGACCGCGGCAAGGAAGCCATCGTGGACGGCGAAGTCTTCCAGGTGGTGATCTCGCGCCGGTTCGAGATGGAGTGCAACGCGTCCGCACTGGACGTCTACCGCGTGCTGCGCAACACCAATCCCAGCCCGTATATGTACATCTTCAGCCTTGCCGACGCCGACGGCAGGGAGTACTCCATTGTCGGGTCCTCGCCGGAAGCATTGGTGACGGTGACCGGCGAGGAAGTCATCACCCACCCCATCGCCGGATCCCGCCCCCGCGGGAAGACGGTGGAAGCGGACAAGGCGCTGACGGAGGAACTCCTGGCAGACCAGAAGGAACGCGCCGAGCACCTGATGCTGGTGGACCTCTCCCGCAACGACCTGTCCAAGGTGTGCGTTGCCGGCACCGTGGACGTCACGCAGTTCATGGAGGTGGAACGCTTCAGCCACATCATGCACCTGGTGTCCACCGTGGTGGGCCGGCTCTCCCCGCAGGCCAAGGCCTACGACGTCCTGAAGGCGACGTTCCCCGCGGGTACCCTTTCCGGGGCGCCCAAGCCGCGTGCCCTGCGGCTCCTGGACGAGCTGGAACCGCACCGCCGCGGCATCTACGGCGGCGTGGTGGGCTACCTGGACTTCGCCGGTGACATGGACATGGCGATCGCCATCCGGTCCGCCCTGATCCGGGAAGGGCGCGCGTATGTCCAGGCCGGCGGCGGCATCGTGGCGGACTCGGTGAACCCCACCGAGGCCCTGGAAACCGTCAACAAGGCCGCCGCGCCGTTGCGCGCCGTTCACACGGCCGGCTCCCTGCACAACATTTCCGCGGAATCGCTCCCCGGCGGGGCGGAGTCCTGA
- the hisI gene encoding phosphoribosyl-AMP cyclohydrolase has protein sequence MSEQPTPVQTAGSDVPEVSSSSVEIPPASPLPEEIAAALKRDAAGLVAAVVQQYDTNEVLMLGWMDDEALHRTMTTGRVTFYSRSRQEYWRKGDTSGHVQWVKSVAMDCDGDALLVRVDQVGAACHTGTRTCFDGRDLAVVEGQAG, from the coding sequence ATGTCTGAGCAGCCAACCCCCGTCCAAACCGCAGGATCCGACGTGCCTGAAGTGTCGTCGTCGTCCGTGGAAATCCCGCCGGCCAGCCCCCTTCCGGAAGAGATCGCCGCGGCACTCAAGCGCGACGCCGCAGGCCTGGTGGCAGCAGTGGTGCAGCAGTACGACACCAACGAAGTCTTGATGCTCGGCTGGATGGACGATGAAGCCCTGCACCGGACCATGACCACCGGCCGGGTGACGTTCTACTCCCGCTCGCGCCAGGAATACTGGCGCAAGGGCGATACGTCGGGGCACGTCCAGTGGGTCAAATCCGTGGCTATGGACTGCGACGGCGACGCACTGCTGGTGCGCGTCGACCAGGTAGGCGCCGCCTGCCACACGGGCACCCGCACCTGCTTTGACGGCAGGGACCTGGCCGTGGTGGAAGGCCAGGCGGGCTAA
- a CDS encoding TIGR03085 family metal-binding protein, whose translation MHFVEPSREVLAETLLAAGPDAPTLCKGWRTRDLAAHLYLRERKAAVGLGLVIKRLAKASDQATAKLAAKLTGNEDYARLVNTFRAGPPALSPMSIKALDESANLIEYFVHTEDVRRAVDRWAPRALDEAYSDALWDELVKRAAILYRGVDLGIVLVRPSGPRHVAKRAPVSVAIVGEPGELLMHAHGRTRHALVTFEGQPDAVALLQSAEVGL comes from the coding sequence ATGCATTTCGTCGAACCGTCCCGAGAAGTCCTGGCCGAAACCCTGCTTGCGGCCGGCCCTGATGCGCCCACGCTGTGCAAGGGCTGGCGTACCAGGGACCTTGCCGCGCACCTGTACCTGCGCGAGCGGAAGGCCGCCGTCGGGCTGGGCCTGGTCATCAAACGGCTGGCCAAGGCGTCAGACCAGGCAACCGCCAAGCTGGCTGCCAAGCTCACCGGTAACGAGGACTACGCCCGGCTGGTGAACACCTTCCGCGCGGGTCCGCCTGCGCTCTCCCCGATGAGCATCAAGGCGCTGGACGAAAGCGCCAACCTGATCGAGTACTTCGTTCACACCGAGGACGTCCGGCGCGCCGTGGACCGGTGGGCCCCCAGGGCACTGGATGAGGCCTACTCCGACGCGCTGTGGGACGAACTGGTGAAGCGCGCTGCCATTCTGTACCGCGGCGTTGACCTTGGCATTGTGCTGGTCCGCCCGTCGGGGCCCAGGCATGTCGCCAAGCGCGCACCTGTTTCGGTGGCAATTGTCGGCGAGCCGGGCGAACTGCTGATGCACGCCCACGGCCGCACGCGCCATGCCCTGGTCACCTTCGAAGGCCAGCCCGACGCCGTCGCCCTCCTCCAGTCAGCCGAAGTAGGACTGTAA
- the hisF gene encoding imidazole glycerol phosphate synthase subunit HisF, translating to MAVAVRVIPCLDVDAGRVVKGVNFEGLRDAGDPVELAHRYDNAGADELTFLDVTASSGNRETTFDVVRRTAEEVFIPLTVGGGVRGVAEVDKLLRYGADKASINTAAVARPDVIDEITRHFGSQVLVLSVDARRTRPGSQPTPSGFEVTTHGGRTGTGIDAIEWAREAADRGVGEILLNSIDADGTKDGFDLELIKLVRAAVKVPIIASGGAGEPAHFPPAVAAGADAVLAASIFHWGPDNMMHQVKDAIREAGFEVR from the coding sequence ATGGCAGTAGCAGTACGGGTCATTCCCTGCCTCGACGTCGACGCCGGGCGCGTGGTCAAGGGCGTCAACTTTGAGGGCCTCCGCGACGCCGGCGATCCCGTTGAGCTCGCACACCGCTACGACAATGCCGGTGCCGACGAACTGACGTTCCTTGACGTTACGGCGTCCTCCGGCAACCGCGAGACCACCTTCGACGTGGTCCGCCGCACCGCCGAGGAAGTCTTCATCCCCCTGACTGTGGGCGGCGGCGTCCGCGGCGTCGCCGAGGTGGACAAGCTCCTGCGCTACGGCGCCGACAAGGCCTCCATCAATACCGCGGCGGTGGCCCGGCCTGACGTCATCGACGAAATCACCCGGCACTTCGGTTCCCAGGTGCTCGTCCTGTCCGTCGACGCCCGGCGCACCCGCCCGGGGTCCCAGCCCACGCCGTCGGGATTCGAAGTGACCACCCACGGTGGGCGCACGGGGACCGGGATCGACGCGATCGAATGGGCCAGGGAGGCTGCGGACCGCGGGGTGGGGGAGATCCTGCTGAACTCGATCGACGCCGACGGCACCAAGGACGGCTTCGACCTCGAGCTGATCAAGCTGGTCCGGGCCGCTGTCAAGGTTCCGATCATCGCCTCCGGCGGGGCGGGGGAGCCTGCACACTTCCCGCCCGCTGTGGCGGCCGGAGCAGACGCAGTCCTGGCCGCCTCGATCTTCCACTGGGGCCCGGACAACATGATGCACCAGGTCAAGGACGCCATTCGCGAAGCGGGCTTCGAAGTCAGGTAG
- the hisG gene encoding ATP phosphoribosyltransferase yields the protein MLRVAVPNKGSLSEAASAMLSEAGYRQRRDSRELVMVDPDNDIEFFFLRPRDIAVYVGQGTLDVGITGRDLLLDAEVEAEELLPLGFAASTFRFAGPVGDFSSAAELEGKRLATSYDGLLRNYLAERGINAKVVRLDGAVESSVRLGVADAIADVVETGNTLKAAGMEIFGDPILKSEAVLIRRTGNGGAANGTAKEIEVLIRRLQGVLVARQYVLMDYDIRKELVEKAASLTPGLESPTVSPLRDSDWVAVRSMVPKKETNRIMDELYDLGARAILVSSIHACRI from the coding sequence ATGCTGCGAGTAGCCGTCCCCAACAAAGGCTCCCTGTCCGAAGCCGCCTCCGCCATGCTTTCCGAAGCCGGATATCGCCAGCGGCGCGATAGCCGCGAGCTGGTCATGGTGGACCCCGACAACGACATCGAGTTCTTCTTCCTCCGTCCCCGCGACATCGCCGTGTACGTGGGGCAGGGAACGCTCGACGTCGGCATCACCGGCCGCGACCTGCTGCTGGACGCCGAGGTGGAGGCCGAAGAGCTGCTTCCGCTGGGATTCGCCGCCTCCACCTTCCGCTTCGCCGGGCCGGTAGGCGACTTCAGCTCCGCCGCCGAGCTTGAGGGCAAGCGCCTTGCCACCAGCTACGACGGCCTGCTGCGCAACTACCTTGCCGAGCGCGGCATCAACGCCAAGGTGGTACGCCTCGATGGCGCCGTCGAGTCATCCGTCCGCCTCGGCGTCGCCGACGCCATCGCCGACGTCGTGGAAACCGGCAACACCCTCAAGGCCGCCGGAATGGAAATCTTCGGCGACCCCATTCTCAAGTCCGAGGCCGTCCTCATCCGGCGCACCGGCAACGGCGGCGCCGCCAACGGCACGGCCAAGGAGATCGAAGTCCTGATCCGCCGCCTCCAGGGTGTCCTGGTGGCGCGCCAGTACGTGCTGATGGATTACGACATCCGCAAGGAACTCGTCGAGAAGGCCGCCAGCCTGACCCCCGGCCTCGAATCGCCCACCGTTTCCCCGCTGCGCGACTCCGACTGGGTTGCCGTCCGGTCCATGGTTCCCAAGAAGGAAACCAACCGGATCATGGACGAACTGTACGACCTCGGGGCCCGCGCCATCCTGGTCAGCAGCATCCACGCCTGCCGCATCTGA
- a CDS encoding phosphoribosyl-ATP diphosphatase: MKNFETLFAELSEKAATRPEGSRTVAELESGVHGIGKKVVEEAAEVWMAAEYESDEAAAEEISQLLYHLQVLMLAKGLTLEDVYKHL; the protein is encoded by the coding sequence GTGAAGAATTTCGAGACGCTGTTCGCTGAGCTCAGCGAGAAGGCAGCCACCCGCCCGGAAGGCTCCCGCACCGTCGCTGAATTGGAGTCCGGTGTTCACGGCATCGGCAAAAAAGTCGTTGAGGAAGCAGCCGAAGTATGGATGGCTGCCGAATATGAATCCGATGAAGCCGCGGCCGAGGAAATCTCCCAGCTGCTGTACCACCTGCAGGTTCTGATGCTCGCCAAAGGCCTGACCCTGGAAGACGTCTACAAGCATCTGTAG
- the ribH gene encoding 6,7-dimethyl-8-ribityllumazine synthase, with protein sequence MSGHGAPDIDLSTLNPAETSQLKLAIIAASWHTQIMDGLLDGALRAAKDAGIAEPAVLRVPGSFELPVAAARLAPHFDAVVALGVVIRGGTPHFDYVCQAATSGLTDVSVSTGVPVGFGVLTCDNEQQGLDRAGLPGSKEDKGHEAVTAALATAVVLKQYRN encoded by the coding sequence ATGAGCGGACACGGCGCCCCCGACATCGACCTCAGCACCCTCAACCCGGCCGAAACCTCGCAGCTGAAACTGGCGATCATCGCAGCCAGCTGGCACACCCAGATCATGGACGGGCTCCTGGACGGCGCGCTCCGGGCAGCCAAGGACGCCGGCATCGCCGAGCCCGCCGTCCTGCGGGTTCCCGGCAGCTTTGAGCTTCCGGTGGCTGCCGCGCGGCTGGCACCGCACTTTGACGCCGTGGTTGCCCTCGGCGTCGTGATCCGTGGCGGAACCCCGCACTTCGACTACGTCTGCCAGGCCGCGACGTCCGGCCTTACCGACGTCAGCGTCTCCACCGGAGTGCCGGTGGGCTTCGGCGTGCTCACCTGCGACAACGAGCAGCAGGGCCTGGACCGCGCCGGCCTGCCGGGCTCCAAGGAAGACAAGGGCCACGAAGCCGTGACCGCCGCGCTGGCCACCGCCGTCGTCCTCAAGCAGTACCGCAACTAA
- the ribA gene encoding GTP cyclohydrolase II, with protein sequence MTAAAASDDSHQDGHRTPRAVSGEAPHPVSGGPIVQLPTAFGDFVAQAWTDLVTGVEHLAVSSPNPPTDGKAPLVRLHSECLTGDVFGSYRCDCGEQLAFALELIRDNGGTLLYLRGQEGRGIGLANKIKAYALQEAGFDTVEANEQLGLPVDARCYKAAAQILAEMGLHEVRLLSNNPDKQNRLAKAGVKVVEMVPTEVPSREQNIRYLRTKKDRMEHRLLLDTQVAPVSVPAPEAPYDHEQD encoded by the coding sequence ATGACGGCAGCGGCAGCCAGCGACGACAGCCACCAGGACGGCCACCGGACGCCCCGCGCGGTGTCCGGTGAAGCGCCCCATCCCGTCAGCGGAGGGCCCATCGTCCAACTTCCCACTGCCTTTGGCGACTTCGTGGCCCAGGCATGGACGGACCTCGTGACCGGCGTTGAGCACCTGGCCGTCAGCTCCCCCAACCCTCCCACCGATGGAAAAGCTCCCTTGGTGCGCCTGCACTCCGAGTGCCTGACCGGCGATGTCTTCGGTTCCTACCGCTGCGACTGCGGAGAGCAGCTTGCCTTCGCACTGGAACTGATCCGGGACAACGGAGGCACCCTGCTCTACCTGCGCGGCCAGGAAGGCCGCGGCATCGGCCTGGCCAACAAAATCAAGGCCTACGCGCTGCAGGAAGCGGGTTTCGACACCGTAGAAGCCAATGAGCAGCTGGGCCTGCCCGTTGATGCCCGGTGCTACAAAGCCGCAGCCCAGATCCTCGCCGAGATGGGGCTGCACGAGGTGCGGCTGTTGAGCAACAACCCGGACAAGCAGAACAGACTGGCCAAGGCCGGGGTGAAGGTCGTGGAAATGGTGCCCACCGAGGTGCCGTCCCGTGAACAGAACATCCGGTACCTGCGTACCAAGAAGGACCGCATGGAACACCGTCTGCTGCTGGACACCCAGGTGGCTCCCGTTTCCGTGCCGGCCCCCGAAGCCCCCTACGACCACGAACAAGACTGA